The sequence GCAGCCAGCCTGTACAAATTGCTGGAAACTGAAGTGCTGCCCATGTTTTATGATTATCCCGACCGCTGGCTTGGAATTATGAAAAACAGCATGACAGATATTATTCCGCAATTTGACAGTAACCGGATGGCCCGGGAATATTATGATCAGATATATACCTGACCACGTTCAGAGGACACAATGATGATGGTCATTGGTTGTTTTTTTTGGGGTGATTACCTTTATGTGGTAAATAAAAAATTAAAAAAGGAGGATATTATGGCAACACAATCAATGGTAAAAAACCCAACCCGGGTGCCATCTGTTTTTAATGATTTTTTTAAGCCCTGGAATGATTGGTTCGATAGTGGGGTATGGGGTCGTGAAATGAACCTGCCTGCTGTAAATATTGAAGAACAGAAAGATGATTTCCTGGTTTCACTTGCTGCACCCGGATTAAAAAAAGAAGATTTCAACATCAGCCTCGATGGCAATATGCTGACCATCAGTTGTGAAAAAGAGGAGCGTAAGGAAGAGAAAGATAAAAAGTATAACCGGAAAGAATATAACTATTCTTCCTTCTCGCGCAGCTTTACTTTGCCAGACCAGGTTAACACAGATAAGATCGATGCAAAATATGAGGACGGTTTGTTAAAAGTGGTATTACCTAAAAAGGAGGAAGCTAAAAAAATGGCTACAAGCAAGCATATTGATGTTAAATAATGCGCACCTCAAAACCCTATGCCCGCCTTACAAAAAGGCGGGTTTTTTTTGTCTGGTATTGATAACTGTCATTTTTTACACTGACCATCATTCTTCTCCTGGTGTGCTTGTTATAATATATTTGAAGGGATAAAAGTATTGTATGTCAGCTATGAAAATAAAGCAGTTGCAATATGAAAGCGAAACCTGGAAGCGACTGCTTCGTTTTATGACAGACGAGAATATTTGCCTTAAAACCAGGGTTTCAGAGGTCTTGAAAAATGGATTCGACAGGCGATTGTTGGTGCAGATAGAAGATTTTAATTCCCGGTTTATAAAGGAAGATGAGCTCATAGGGTTTTTACGGAACCAGGTAGCCGAACTGGATAAATTGTTGTTACAGGAATCTTCAGGAGACCTGGAAAGTATACAAAAAGTCGAGAGCCAGTTAAAAAAAATAAGGGGCAATATCCGTGCAACAGAGAAGCAGTTCGGTAAGTTGAAACTGGAGTTTAATAATTACCTTTTAGCCAATGTATAATCGGGCATTAATTGGCCAGTGTTTCCAGCTTTTTTTGATTAAGGATAATTATCCCGCCTTCCACCATGTCTACCAACTTCTCATTCCTGAAATCGCTTAAGGTTCGGATGAGTGACTCTGTTGCTGTTCCGGCAATGGTAGCCAGGCTTTCCCGGTTGATATCGATGATGAAATTGTCCTCGCTCGGTTTCCCGAATTTATGTAACATGGTCAGGAGTGCGTCGGCCACTTTCTTACGTAAGGAATTATAAGCCAGGCTGAGCAGCTGCTTCTCTTTTTCAGATACATTGCTGGCGAGCAGGCGGATGAATTTGTTGGCCACCTCCGGGTTTTTGTGGATGAGTTCATCAAATTCTTCTTTCGGGATAATCGTCAGTTCGCTGTCTTCCAGCACTTCTGCCGTATCCTTGTAGGGGGTGCCTTCAAGTAAGGCTACATGCCCCAGGAAATCACCGGAACTATATAGTTCGGTTACTAATCCCTTTCCTTCATCATTGTAACGGCAGGCCTTCACTTTCCCTTTGATCAGGTAGTACAACCGGTTTGGATGGTTTCCTTCAGAATAAATCAGTTGTTTCTTTTTATACTTATTGACATTGCGGCCTTGTATCAGTTCTTCCAGCGCATTTAACCCACCACCCGGCTGCAAGGTTGGGTTGGTTCCGGTTATTCCGGATGAAAGCTCCTGTTTCAGCTGCTCATGTTTTTTTAGCCGGCTCTCCACAGCGGTGAGCAATTCTGCACCTGTAAAAGGTTTTGTGATATAGTCATCCGCACCCAATTCCATGCCTTTCCGGAAATCTGAACGTTCGGTTTTAGCGGTTAAAAAGATGAATGGCGTATTCTTGATCGCGTCATTTTTTTGGACGGCATGTAATACGCCATAACCGTCGAGTATAGGCATCATGATATCACAAATGATCAGGTCGGGCTTTTGGTCCAATGCTTTTTGCACCCCGATCTTTCCATCTTCTGCAGTTATTACGGTATAACCGGATAGTTCAAGGATCTCCGCTGTGTTGTCCCGGATGTTTTCGTTGTCTTCAATCAATAGAATTTTTTTCATGGCGCTTTTATTGCGGTTTAAAGGAAATGATGAATTCAGTCCCCTTGTCCAATTCACTGGTACATTCCACGGTTCCATTCATCAGTTCGGCATATTTGGAAACGATGTGGAGACCCAGTCCGGTTCCCTGGATATTGCCTGCATTAGCACCCCTGAAAAACCGTTCCATCAGGTGCTTCTGGTCTTCCTCGGAAATTCCCATGCCGAAATCCCTTACGGCCAGCATGATCTGCTGGTTTTTCTGTGTGGTCCTTATTTCAATAGAACTGTTCTCGGGTGAAAACTTGCTGGCATTGGAAATCAGGTTCATGATAATATGCTTGAGTAACGAAGGGTCCAGCGTAACTAACAGGTTGCCTTTATGATCGTATATGATCTGTTGCCCCTTTTTCAGGTTGTTTTTAATTTCCCTGGTCAGTTTATTCACCAGGTCGCTGATATTAAATTCAACTGGACGAACATGGATTTTCCCTTCTTCTATCTGGCCCAGGCTCAGGAAGTCCTGCAATATCTCAGTCAGCATATCAACTGAAGACACGATGCGTTGCAGGTGTTTCTGGCGGTTCGGCTGGTCCTCTGTTGTGGTATATTTTTCAATGAGGTAAGCAGAGGAAAGAACAGTACTGAGTGGTGTACGGAATTCGTGGGAAGCCATGGAAACAAAGCGGGTCTTCATTTCCCCCAGATCTTTTTCTTTCTGTAGGGTTTCCAACAGGTCCTTTTCCGTTTTTTTACGCAGGGTAATATTTTGGAGGACAACCAGGACCAGGAGGTCTTCCTTTCCGCCAACATGCACTGGGACCGCGTTGACAGAATACGTCTGCTCCTTCATGTCGATATCAAAAAGCACACTGTCCCCTTTAAGTGCCCTTAGTAAAAAAGGCCGGGCGTCATGGTTGCTTTTGTCAGAAAGGTGGTCGAATATATTCATCCCAACCAGGCCTTCAGGCGGTATGCCCAGCCTTTTAATTTCAGCCCCGCCGGCAAAAACATAGTGAAGATTTTTATCTAGCAGTCCAATGATGCCATCCGGGAAATTATTTGCAATTGCATTGAATAGTCTTTGCTGTTGCTGGAGGGTACTTTTTATTTTTTGTTCTTCCCTGGCCTTGATGATATCAGTGATATCTACACCGATGGCAATGAAGTTTAAAACATTACTGTCTTTATAAACCGGTGTAATGTCTATGTTTAACCAGATGGGGGTTCCGTCTTTTTTGTTCATTTTAATGGCCGATGAGACGGGTAGCCTTTTCATGAGTATTTTGCTGATCTCTTTTACCGTCGTTTTATCTGCTTCTATTTCCTGCAGCATTTGTATGGCAGACTTTCCCAGCAATTCTTCTTTTGAATACCCTGTGAGTTTTTTCACGCTTTCATTCACCCAGATCGTCTTCCCGTTTTTGTCTGCAATGAATACTGCATTATTGGTTTTACTGGCCACCAGTGATAACCTTTCCAATTGCAGGGCACTTTCTTTCCTTGCAGTAGTGTCCTGGGCAGTGCCCCTTAACCAGGTCGTCTGGGATTTAAGGCGAATCGGTGTGCAGGTGATGGTCAGCCATTTGTTTTTCTGGCGGCTGGTTATCAGGGGTATTTCAATGGTAAAAGGTTTGCCCTTCTTTATCGTATCATCCAATGCCTGCTGTACTACTGAACGGGTTTTTTTATCAAGGAACCTTTCCAGCAATTCTGGATAGGAAAGTTTTTGAAATTCTTCTTCGGCAATTTCAAGGATATTATACATCTCGGCTGTACAGGATATTTTCCTGGTGGCTACATCCATTTCCCAACCGGCCAGGTGGGAAGCCTTTTCCGTATTTTGCAGGAGTTGCTGGAATTTCCTGGTTTCAGAAATGTCCCTCGCAGTTATTACCAGGTATTTGGTTTGGTCTGCGTTGTTCAGGAGGGTTGCCGTTCGGAATACATTAATCTGCTCACCATTTTTTTTAATGGCTATTCTTTCTTCATCGATACAATTGCCGGAGAAAAATTCCTGTAATTTTTGCAGGGATTCTTTCCTGTTCCCAGGAGGAATAGTAATAGTATATTTTTTCCCTTCCAGTTCGCCGTTCTCATAGCCAAACAATTTGTTGTAGCCAGTATTGGTCTTTACGAATCGGTTGTTGTAATCAACAATAGCTATGCCGATATCAGAAGTATGAAAGATGGAATCGATCAGCTGTTGTGCATTGTCCAGCGCCATCCCGGACATTTTCTCTTCGGTGATATTGCGCAGGGCCAGGGAGATTGCCAGCACATTATCGTTTCTATCAAGTGCAGGCGAACAATTGATGTTATAATAATAAACCTTTCCATTTACGGCAATGCATTCTATTTCACTGGTGGTGGTTTTTCCTTTCATCGCCAGGCGCACAGCATCCCCAAAAGGATGTGCTGCTTCATTTTCAGCTGAGCCGGGGAAGGGTTTGCCGATCAATAACGTGGTTCCATATAGCTTTTTAAAGGTTGGCTGCGCATTAGGATCCATGGCCTGAATATTCCCCCGGGCATCCAGTAATACCATAGCCTGCAGGTCATTACCGGCAGGCAGAAATTTTATGCGGGAAATTGATTTTATCGAATCGGCCATAGCATCATTAAGGTAATCCTTAATGATGAAATTAACTGTTAGGGTGGTTGAACCGGATGACTACCCTCAACTGTTCAATTGATTACCGTCATGACTGCAGGTTCAGTAGTCCATACTTTTTTCAAACCAGAGTTGTTTTGCATCATCTGTGGTCAGTAAGCTGTATTGCAGCTGGCGGGTCTTGCCGGTACGTTTGCTGCCCTTAAATAAGGGGAAGCGGTACATTAACACATTATTGCCGATCTGGTATTCATCATTACCCATACGGCCATCTGTTAAACCATCCTGCATGTTGAGGGAAGTGGTATTAAATGCTGTAAAGGATAATCCATTATTCACGGTGTAACCATGGATCAGGCTGGGAGATTTGTCGGAGCTGGTTTCCCACAGGACCATTTCGGGCCAGCTATCCCCATCAATATCGCCCAGGAGGACGTCGTGAAGTTTGCCGGTGATGGACAGCGTGATCGATTTGTTCTCCAGCTTTAACCCTTTTGGTGTGATGGTAATGGTATTGCCGGAATCCAGTCCGGGTGAGCTGATGGTAAAATTCAGGGCATTATAGATAAGGTTTTTCTGGAAGGGAACAGGTTTTTTCGGCAGTTCTTTTTTGCGGCCTGTTGACTTTTCCTGTGCTATTGCCGTACTAATACTAAAAACAGTCACGAGAGCCACCAGGAGCAGGGAATAAACAGGTCTAATAAGGCGCATGACGTAAAATTTTATGTAAAACGCTGGAACCGGCAGTATTTGTATATCACTGGAGTTTTTTTGCGGAGGTCGCAGATATACCTATCTTTTATTTAATTTTTAATTGTGTTTCAATCAATACATATGCAATACCTGGCCATAAGGTTGTTTGGTTTTTTGTTGTTTTGCTCTTTTACCAGCAATAATGCACCTATTAAGGAATTTATTTTTGGCAAGGACCCAGGTTTTGAGCAATGCCATGCGTCTACTGTGGTACACCTGAAAAATGGCCCCTTCCTGGCAGCCTGGTTCGGCGGTAAAGAAGAAAAAGCTGATGATGTGGGTATCTGGCTCTCCCGGCGGGTAAATGGCCATTGGGATGCGCCAAAGCGGGTGGCGAAATTGCGCAACAATGCCCATTGGAACCCCGTATTATTCCAATCCCCATCGGGCCGGATATTTTTATATTTCAAGGTAGGCAAGGAGATCCCCCAATGGGAAACCTGGGTGCAGACATCAGATGATGATGGTAAAACCTGGTCTGTTGCCAGGGAACTGGTGGCTGGTGACCATGGCGGCAGGGGGCCGGTGAAAAACAAGCCTATCGTATTGTCTGATGGCAGCTGGCTGGCCGGAGCTTCCCACGAAGAAAATGGTTTCCATGTTTTCCTGGATCGCAGCAATGACCAGGGAAAAACCTGGAAGGCCACGCCCTACCTGGCGCTGGGTGATTCTGCATTGGTAAATGAATTGCTGATACAACCAACCCTGTGGGAGTCAGCACCCGGACAGGTGCACATGTTATTGCGCAGCAGCATTGGCGTCATCTGCCGCAGTGATTCGAAAGACGGTGGAAAGACCTGGTCGCCCGTTTACAAAACCAGTTTACCTAACCCGAATAGTGGCATTGATGTGACAAAGCTTCCGGATGGCCGCCTGGTGCTGGCCTATAATCCGGATAATAAGAACTGGGGTTCCAGGGCGCCTTTGATCCTGGCGGTATCGGCAGATAACGGTCATACCTGGCCGCACCAACTGGTCATAGAAGAGGGTAAGGGGGAGGATGAATTTTCCTATCCGGCCATTATCAGTTATGGCGATTCCATTGCCGTGACCTATACCTGGCAAAGAAGAAATGTCCGCTTTTGGAATGGAACTGTACATGATATCCTGCATAAATGATATATTGGACAAAAAAGCCACATGACTGATACAATCGACCGCATTTTTGCTGCCCTGGAGCAGCTCATTCCGGTGTACATGGAAAATCCCCTCGATAGCAGTAAGGCCAATGGAAATGTGGCCGTGTGTATCATAGACGAAGAGGGCCGGGTGTATGGAAAGATCTTTGGTGATTATAAGCCAAAGGGACGGGAAACATTTGGTATTGCCTGGACCAAAGCGAGCCAGGTATGGCTGACCGGCATAAAGACCAGGGAATACGAACGCATGATCTTCACCAATGAAATACCTGAAGGTTCACATGGGATCAGGACGCCCGAGCTGATCGGTTGGGAGGGTGGCCAGCCGCTGACACTTGCAGATGGCCGGAAATTATCGGTAGGATTCAGCGGGTTCAGGGGAATTGTGGATATTGAGATCATGTTGAAAGCGTTAGAGGAAATTCAAAAATAATGATATGGCATACAAAGCTGACCCAAACCGTTACCAGGGCATGGAATACCGACGTTGTGGTAAAAGCGGATTAAAACTACCTGCAGTATCCCTGGGCCTGTGGCATAATTTCGGACATATTGATAGTTATAAGAATGCCCGTAAAATATTGCGACTGGCATTTGACCAGGGCATCACGCATTTTGACCTGGCCAATAATTATGGCCCACCGCCGGGATCAGCCGAAGAAAATTTCGGTAGGATCTACAGGGATGATTTTAAGCAATTCCGGGATGAGTTGATCATATCGACGAAAGCCGGATGGGGTATGTGGCCTGGTCCCTATGGCGACTGGGGCTCAAAAAAATATTTAGTGGCCAGCCTGGACCAGAGCCTGAAAAGGATGGGACTGGATTATGTAGATATCTTTTACCATCACCGGCCCGATCCGGATACGCCATTGGAAGAAACCATGGGTACACTTGACCTGATGGTTCGCCAGGGCAAGGCCTTGTATGTGGGGATATCCAGTTACCAACCGGCAGAAGCAGCCAGGGCCATTGAGATTTTGCGGGGGCTTGGTACGCCCTGCCTGATCCACCAACCGAAGTATTCAATGTTTGACCGGTGGGTGGAGGATGGCCTGCTGGATGTGCTGGGTGAACAGGGTATAGGTTGCATACCATTCTCACCGCTGGCGCAGGGAATCCTCACCAACAAATACCTGAATGGAATACCAAAGGAATCAAGGGCGGCAAGTCATCGGGGCAATGGCGCCATCGAAGAAGACATGGTGTCAGCAGAAAAGATCGATAAAGTGCGGCAGCTCAATGAACTGGCAAAGGAACGCGGGCAGCAACTCGCACATATGGCATTGGCCTGGATCCTGAAAGACCCAAGGATTACCTCTGTGCTTATTGGGGTAAGCCGGCCAGAGCAAGTGACCGATTCATTGGAGTGTTTGAAGAATTATCATTTCTCAGAAGAGGAATTAGAGCGGATTGAAAGGATACTGGCGTCATAATGCATGCGTAATACTATATTCATATTGTTTCAGTTGGTGAGTATGCAATTACCGGCCCAATGGGTACAACGATCGGAATATTTCAATAAGCCATTGGGCTGGATTAAAGTATACAATTGGAAGGGCGCAACAAAGCCTTTACAGATTGATCACCGGAATTATTCCATTGCCCAGTTGTCTGTTTGTGATTCATTTGCCAACTGGATACAATTGAGTTACCTGCCAACAGGTGCACTGGGTGATGTAAGAAAAGCTGCATCAGATAAACTGACCAACTATAACCAGAACACCAAATCACTGCCACAGAGTTATGGGGCTTATGCAAAGATCTATTTAGACCTTAAGAAAGGTCCGGATGGTAAACTAGTACCTTATGATAATACGGGATACCAGTGGAATATCATGGCCAATGCTAAACTGGGAGATTGTATTAACGTGATCTCCACACCGGAGCAGTATTATTTTTTTATCCCCCGGTATTCGGATGCTGAACTGGCCGGAAATGAATTTGCAATAGCAGCGCAAAAAAAGCTGGACCTGTCACAGCATCCCATGATCAAAAAATATACCTGGTATTTCCAGCCCAAGGGCATCCTGACGGATAGCAGGATGGTCGTGCTGCTTTGCAGGAACAATGAATTGCCTTATGTTCAGATCACTAAAGGTGAATACATTGAACAAATGTCGGCAGCTGTAGAAAGGAAGTTTAACTCGGAGAAGGAGTATGCCTTGAAAGGCTGGCCGGAGGGAAATGCCCGCAATGTTGCGTTGAAGGCAGCAGATGAAAATTACCGGAAGCGTACGGCCATGCTCAATAAGCAAAGGGAAAAATACAAGGACAGGATGCAGGAAAAGGCGAGTGTATTTACTGAGCA comes from Flavihumibacter fluvii and encodes:
- a CDS encoding Hsp20/alpha crystallin family protein codes for the protein MATQSMVKNPTRVPSVFNDFFKPWNDWFDSGVWGREMNLPAVNIEEQKDDFLVSLAAPGLKKEDFNISLDGNMLTISCEKEERKEEKDKKYNRKEYNYSSFSRSFTLPDQVNTDKIDAKYEDGLLKVVLPKKEEAKKMATSKHIDVK
- a CDS encoding response regulator; the protein is MKKILLIEDNENIRDNTAEILELSGYTVITAEDGKIGVQKALDQKPDLIICDIMMPILDGYGVLHAVQKNDAIKNTPFIFLTAKTERSDFRKGMELGADDYITKPFTGAELLTAVESRLKKHEQLKQELSSGITGTNPTLQPGGGLNALEELIQGRNVNKYKKKQLIYSEGNHPNRLYYLIKGKVKACRYNDEGKGLVTELYSSGDFLGHVALLEGTPYKDTAEVLEDSELTIIPKEEFDELIHKNPEVANKFIRLLASNVSEKEKQLLSLAYNSLRKKVADALLTMLHKFGKPSEDNFIIDINRESLATIAGTATESLIRTLSDFRNEKLVDMVEGGIIILNQKKLETLAN
- a CDS encoding PAS domain S-box protein, which codes for MADSIKSISRIKFLPAGNDLQAMVLLDARGNIQAMDPNAQPTFKKLYGTTLLIGKPFPGSAENEAAHPFGDAVRLAMKGKTTTSEIECIAVNGKVYYYNINCSPALDRNDNVLAISLALRNITEEKMSGMALDNAQQLIDSIFHTSDIGIAIVDYNNRFVKTNTGYNKLFGYENGELEGKKYTITIPPGNRKESLQKLQEFFSGNCIDEERIAIKKNGEQINVFRTATLLNNADQTKYLVITARDISETRKFQQLLQNTEKASHLAGWEMDVATRKISCTAEMYNILEIAEEEFQKLSYPELLERFLDKKTRSVVQQALDDTIKKGKPFTIEIPLITSRQKNKWLTITCTPIRLKSQTTWLRGTAQDTTARKESALQLERLSLVASKTNNAVFIADKNGKTIWVNESVKKLTGYSKEELLGKSAIQMLQEIEADKTTVKEISKILMKRLPVSSAIKMNKKDGTPIWLNIDITPVYKDSNVLNFIAIGVDITDIIKAREEQKIKSTLQQQQRLFNAIANNFPDGIIGLLDKNLHYVFAGGAEIKRLGIPPEGLVGMNIFDHLSDKSNHDARPFLLRALKGDSVLFDIDMKEQTYSVNAVPVHVGGKEDLLVLVVLQNITLRKKTEKDLLETLQKEKDLGEMKTRFVSMASHEFRTPLSTVLSSAYLIEKYTTTEDQPNRQKHLQRIVSSVDMLTEILQDFLSLGQIEEGKIHVRPVEFNISDLVNKLTREIKNNLKKGQQIIYDHKGNLLVTLDPSLLKHIIMNLISNASKFSPENSSIEIRTTQKNQQIMLAVRDFGMGISEEDQKHLMERFFRGANAGNIQGTGLGLHIVSKYAELMNGTVECTSELDKGTEFIISFKPQ
- a CDS encoding sialidase family protein: MFQSIHMQYLAIRLFGFLLFCSFTSNNAPIKEFIFGKDPGFEQCHASTVVHLKNGPFLAAWFGGKEEKADDVGIWLSRRVNGHWDAPKRVAKLRNNAHWNPVLFQSPSGRIFLYFKVGKEIPQWETWVQTSDDDGKTWSVARELVAGDHGGRGPVKNKPIVLSDGSWLAGASHEENGFHVFLDRSNDQGKTWKATPYLALGDSALVNELLIQPTLWESAPGQVHMLLRSSIGVICRSDSKDGGKTWSPVYKTSLPNPNSGIDVTKLPDGRLVLAYNPDNKNWGSRAPLILAVSADNGHTWPHQLVIEEGKGEDEFSYPAIISYGDSIAVTYTWQRRNVRFWNGTVHDILHK
- a CDS encoding GlcG/HbpS family heme-binding protein, with amino-acid sequence MTDTIDRIFAALEQLIPVYMENPLDSSKANGNVAVCIIDEEGRVYGKIFGDYKPKGRETFGIAWTKASQVWLTGIKTREYERMIFTNEIPEGSHGIRTPELIGWEGGQPLTLADGRKLSVGFSGFRGIVDIEIMLKALEEIQK
- the mgrA gene encoding L-glyceraldehyde 3-phosphate reductase, with amino-acid sequence MAYKADPNRYQGMEYRRCGKSGLKLPAVSLGLWHNFGHIDSYKNARKILRLAFDQGITHFDLANNYGPPPGSAEENFGRIYRDDFKQFRDELIISTKAGWGMWPGPYGDWGSKKYLVASLDQSLKRMGLDYVDIFYHHRPDPDTPLEETMGTLDLMVRQGKALYVGISSYQPAEAARAIEILRGLGTPCLIHQPKYSMFDRWVEDGLLDVLGEQGIGCIPFSPLAQGILTNKYLNGIPKESRAASHRGNGAIEEDMVSAEKIDKVRQLNELAKERGQQLAHMALAWILKDPRITSVLIGVSRPEQVTDSLECLKNYHFSEEELERIERILAS